A single genomic interval of Streptococcus oralis subsp. dentisani harbors:
- a CDS encoding TIGR02206 family membrane protein: protein MNLWNIFFTPQATEPPKFDLFWYISLFTLLAVTFFTAYRYREKKACQRFFQILQAVQLILLYGWYWVNHMPLSESLPFYHCRMAMFVVLLLPGQSKYKQYFALLGTFGTLAAFVYPVPDAYPFPHIAILSFIFGHLALLGNSLIYLLRQYDGRLLDVKRIFLMTFALNALIFVVNLVTGGDYGFLTKPPLVGDHGLVANYLIVSFTLSVAISLTRKILEAFLEQEEEKFLVKKV, encoded by the coding sequence ATGAATTTATGGAATATTTTCTTTACGCCCCAAGCAACAGAACCACCTAAATTTGACCTTTTTTGGTATATCAGCCTATTTACGCTCTTAGCCGTAACCTTTTTTACAGCTTATCGTTACCGTGAAAAGAAGGCTTGTCAACGATTTTTCCAAATTTTGCAAGCTGTCCAGTTAATCCTTCTTTATGGTTGGTATTGGGTTAATCATATGCCACTGTCAGAAAGCTTACCATTTTATCATTGCCGTATGGCTATGTTTGTGGTGCTTTTACTTCCAGGTCAGTCCAAATATAAGCAGTACTTTGCATTGTTGGGGACATTTGGTACATTAGCAGCTTTTGTTTATCCTGTGCCAGATGCCTATCCTTTCCCACATATTGCTATCTTGTCCTTTATCTTTGGGCATTTAGCTCTCTTGGGAAACTCCCTGATTTATCTATTAAGACAGTATGATGGACGATTGCTGGATGTGAAGCGGATTTTTCTCATGACCTTTGCGCTAAATGCCTTGATTTTTGTGGTCAATTTGGTGACAGGCGGAGATTATGGTTTCCTAACAAAACCACCATTAGTCGGAGATCATGGGTTAGTAGCCAACTACTTGATTGTATCTTTTACTTTGTCAGTTGCTATCAGTTTGACAAGGAAAATTTTAGAAGCTTTTTTGGAGCAAGAGGAAGAAAAATTTCTCGTAAAGAAAGTTTAA
- the ftsA gene encoding cell division protein FtsA, with translation MTRDGFFTGLDIGTSSIKVLVAEHRDGEVNVIGVSNAKSKGVKDGIIVDIEAAASAIKSAISQAEEKAGISIKSVNVGLPANLLQVEPTQGMIPVTSDTKEITDQDVENVVKSALTKSMTPDREVITFIPEEFIVDGFQGIRDPRGMMGVRLEMRGLLYTGPRTILHNLRKTVERVGIHVDNVIISPLAIVNSVLNEGEREFGATVIDMGGGQTTVATIRNQELQFTNIYQEGGEYVTKDISKVLKTSQKIAESLKLNYGEAYVPLASNETFQVEVIGEVEPVEVTESYLAEIISARIKHIFDQIKQELDRRHLLDLPGGIVLIGGNAILPGVVELAQEVFGVRVKLYVPNQVGIRNPAFAHVISLSEFAGKLTEVNLLAQKAVRGDEFLRQKPINFGVSNQSVTPIIQTTPVQPATAATEITPDSGLAPRDEFQASSQDKPKLTDRFRSLIGSMFDE, from the coding sequence ATGACTAGAGATGGTTTTTTTACAGGCTTAGATATCGGAACTAGCTCCATCAAAGTGCTGGTTGCCGAACATAGAGATGGTGAAGTAAATGTAATTGGCGTTAGCAATGCCAAGAGTAAAGGTGTCAAAGACGGGATTATCGTTGATATTGAGGCTGCTGCTTCAGCAATTAAATCCGCAATTTCCCAGGCAGAAGAGAAGGCAGGAATTTCAATCAAGTCTGTTAATGTTGGTTTACCAGCAAATCTCTTGCAGGTTGAACCAACTCAAGGAATGATTCCTGTAACATCAGATACAAAAGAAATTACAGATCAAGACGTAGAGAATGTTGTCAAATCAGCTTTGACAAAGAGCATGACGCCTGATCGTGAAGTGATTACTTTCATTCCAGAAGAATTTATCGTAGATGGTTTCCAAGGTATTCGTGACCCTCGTGGCATGATGGGGGTGCGTTTGGAAATGCGTGGCTTACTTTACACAGGACCTCGTACCATTCTTCATAACCTTCGTAAAACCGTGGAGCGTGTGGGAATTCATGTTGACAACGTCATCATCTCACCATTAGCGATTGTAAATTCAGTTCTTAATGAGGGAGAACGTGAGTTTGGCGCGACAGTGATTGATATGGGTGGTGGACAGACTACAGTTGCAACCATTCGCAATCAAGAATTGCAATTTACAAATATCTACCAAGAAGGTGGAGAATATGTCACTAAAGACATTTCCAAGGTCTTAAAAACTTCCCAAAAAATCGCAGAAAGTTTGAAACTAAACTATGGTGAAGCTTATGTTCCACTAGCAAGTAACGAGACTTTCCAAGTTGAAGTCATTGGTGAAGTAGAGCCCGTTGAAGTGACAGAAAGTTACTTAGCAGAAATTATCTCAGCACGTATCAAACATATTTTTGATCAAATTAAACAGGAGTTAGACAGAAGACACTTGTTGGATTTACCAGGTGGTATCGTTCTGATCGGCGGGAATGCGATTTTGCCAGGAGTTGTCGAATTGGCGCAAGAAGTGTTTGGTGTTCGAGTGAAACTCTATGTGCCAAATCAAGTGGGAATTCGCAACCCTGCTTTTGCCCATGTAATCAGCTTGTCTGAGTTTGCAGGTAAATTGACAGAAGTGAATCTTCTGGCTCAAAAGGCAGTCAGAGGAGATGAATTCCTTCGTCAAAAACCAATTAATTTTGGTGTTTCAAATCAAAGTGTTACACCGATTATACAAACAACTCCAGTGCAACCAGCTACTGCAGCAACTGAAATCACACCTGACAGTGGCCTTGCTCCAAGAGACGAATTCCAAGCAAGTTCTCAAGATAAACCGAAATTAACAGACCGTTTCCGTAGCTTGATCGGAAGCATGTTTGATGAATAA
- the ftsZ gene encoding cell division protein FtsZ, producing MTFSFDTAAAQGAVIKVIGVGGGGGNAINRMIDEGVSGVEFIAANTDVQALSSTKAETVIQLGPKLTRGLGAGGRPEVGRKAAEESEEALTAAISGADMVFITAGMGGGSGTGAAPVIARIAKDLGALTVGVVTRPFGFEGSKRGQYAVEGINELREHVDTLLIISNNNLLEIVDKKTPLLEALSEADNVLRQGVQGITDLITNPGLINLDFADVKTVMANKGNALMGIGIGSGEERVVEAARKAIYSPLLETTIDGAEDVIVNVTGGLDLTLIEAEEASEIVNQAAGQGVNIWLGTSIDESMKDEIRVTVVATGVRQERVEKVVGSPVKQAARREASRPPHSQNFDRHFDLEDTAELPKQSQRRFETSQSSAFGDWDLRRESIVRQTDSVVSPVERFEAPTYQDEDELDTPPFFKNR from the coding sequence ATGACATTTTCATTTGATACAGCAGCTGCTCAAGGTGCAGTTATTAAAGTAATTGGTGTCGGTGGAGGCGGTGGTAATGCTATTAACCGCATGATCGACGAAGGTGTTTCAGGCGTAGAATTCATTGCGGCGAACACAGACGTACAAGCCTTAAGCAGTACAAAAGCTGAAACAGTTATCCAACTCGGACCAAAGTTGACTCGTGGTTTGGGTGCTGGAGGTCGACCTGAGGTTGGTCGTAAGGCTGCTGAAGAAAGCGAAGAAGCATTGACAGCAGCAATTAGTGGGGCAGACATGGTCTTTATCACTGCTGGTATGGGTGGTGGATCTGGTACAGGAGCTGCCCCTGTTATTGCACGTATTGCTAAAGATTTAGGTGCCCTTACAGTAGGTGTTGTGACACGTCCTTTTGGATTTGAAGGAAGCAAACGTGGTCAGTACGCTGTAGAAGGAATCAACGAACTTCGCGAACATGTTGATACTTTGTTGATTATTTCAAACAACAACTTACTTGAAATTGTTGATAAGAAGACACCGCTTCTTGAAGCACTTAGCGAAGCAGATAACGTCCTTCGCCAAGGTGTTCAAGGGATTACAGACTTAATTACCAACCCTGGATTGATCAACCTTGACTTTGCTGACGTGAAAACGGTTATGGCAAACAAAGGGAATGCCCTCATGGGTATCGGTATTGGCAGTGGAGAAGAGCGTGTCGTTGAAGCGGCTCGTAAAGCGATTTACTCACCACTTCTTGAAACTACCATTGACGGTGCTGAAGATGTCATTGTCAACGTTACTGGTGGTCTTGATTTGACCTTGATTGAAGCAGAAGAAGCTTCTGAAATCGTCAACCAAGCAGCAGGTCAAGGAGTGAATATCTGGCTTGGAACCTCTATTGACGAAAGCATGAAAGATGAAATTCGTGTAACAGTTGTAGCGACTGGTGTTCGTCAAGAACGTGTAGAAAAAGTTGTTGGTTCTCCAGTAAAACAAGCGGCTCGTCGTGAAGCCTCAAGACCACCACACTCTCAAAATTTTGATCGTCATTTTGACCTAGAAGATACAGCAGAATTACCAAAACAAAGCCAACGACGCTTTGAAACAAGTCAATCTTCTGCTTTTGGTGATTGGGACTTGCGTCGTGAATCAATCGTTCGTCAAACTGATTCAGTCGTATCACCTGTAGAACGTTTCGAAGCACCGACTTATC